The Flammeovirga yaeyamensis genome segment ATGATTACATGGCTTCATTAGATATGAACGATGTAGCTTCAATAGAAGTATTAAAGGATGCATCTTCTGCAGCAATCTTTGGTTCCAGAGGTGGTAATGGTGTGATCATGATTACTACAAAATCAGGACAGTCTGGAGACACTAAGTTCAACTTCAATACTTACTATGGTCGTAAATGGTCTTACCAAAGAGACAACTTCCGTCCAACTGTAGCAGAGAACAAAGCCAACATCGAAAATTATATTGCCAATATCGATCAAAATTGGCCAGCAGATTTACCTACTGATCAAAGAGATTATGTAGTAGGTAAAGCAAACACTACATTAACGAGAATGAACTACATGCAGGACATCTTAGGAGATGCTCCTGAAAAAGATTGGCAGGATATCATTTTTGAAGATGGAAACATACAGTCTTATTCGTTAGCTGCTTCAGGGGGATCTGATAATACCACCTTTAATGTATCGGGTGCTTACTTAAAAGACGACGGAGTTTTATTAGCCGATTCGTATTCAAAAATGAACTTACGTTTCAAGTTAAAAAGTAAGCTTACTAAACGTTTAGAGTTAGGTTTAAACGTTAACCCAGTAAGAGAGCAAAAGCAGGTTTTCCCAACTTCTCTTCACGAATCACTTCGTCAGTCTACATGGTTACCTATCAAACATGATGAGCACACGATTAACTTTGTAGACCGAGCCAACTTCCCTAATGTTGCTGTAGGAGATTATGCACAAGAATCACACTTCAACAACTATCCTGATCCAAACGATCCTACTAAAGTATTACCAAACGTTTCGGTAACAAACAACTCCAACCCTTATGCGAACATCGTAGAAAGAGACCATAAAGAGTTAACACACCGTATCTATACAGGTATGTACTTAAAATATAAAGTGATGAAAGGATTAAACTTCCGTACTTCATTCACTGCGACTTATAGAGATCGTGTTCGTAACTACTACGATGGTACAAAAGCTACTCGTAACGGTGCTTCTGATGCTAGACTTCGTAATAGAACGTACAGAGATTTTAACTGGATTAACGATAACTACTTTACATACAATAAAAACATCAACGGCTTGCATGATATCAATGCTACGTTGGGTATGTCATTCGAAAGACGTCAATCGCACTTTACAGAGACGATTGGTACTGGTTATACCAACGATGCGGTGAAAACAATCAATGCCGCTTCTGTAATTGCATTTGGTGATGAATACATCGGAGTAGAAACACTTCACTCTGTATTTGCTCGTGTGAATTATGCATACAACGATAAGTACTTATTCTCGGTATCAATGAGAACGGATGGTAGTTCTAGATTCGGTCAGAACTATAAATACGGTATTTTCCCAGCAGGTTCATTTGGTTGGAGAATAACGGAAGAAAACTTTATGAAAGGAGTGGATTGGGTATCAGTTTTAAAACCAAGAATCTCTTATGGTATTACAGGTAACAACCAAGGTATTGGTCTTTACGATGCATTGGGTAGAATGTATCCTTCATCATCTGTAGTTAACGGAAGTATTTCTTCAGGTTATAATCCTGCAAACATTGCTCAGCCAGATTTACGTTGGGAGCAACAAGTGGAATTGAACCCAGGTTTAGATTGGGGATTATTCGGAAACAGATTATTCGGTTCAATCGAATGGTACCGTCGTAGATCAAATGATCTATTGTTAACTCAGCAAATTCCTTCGGTAACAGGTTTCGATCAAAGAACTGTCAATTTAGGTCAAGTACAAAACCAAGGTTGGGAATTCGAGATCAATGTTAAGCCTATCCAAACAGATAAATTTAAATGGACACTTACTGCAAATGCATCCACTAACGAAAACAAATTGTTAGAATTTGGAGGAGTGGATAGCTTAATTACTATTGTAGATGATAAGCGTCCTGCCAACTGGATTGCAACAACAGGTCACCCAATTTCATCTTTCTACGGTTATAAAATCGACAGATCAAAAGGAGATGACGGTAAGGTACCTTTCGAATACTTAAACGAAGGTTTCTGGCCAATCGGTGGTACTTCTCAAATGGGTTATGTACAAGACTTGAATGGCGATGGTGTTATTGACGAGAATGACCGTACAATTATCGGTTCACCTTATCCTAACTTCATCTGGTCGGTAACTAACAACTTCCAAATCGGACGTTTTGATGTAATGTTTATGTTCCAAGGTTCTATGGGTGGTCAGGTATTGAACATCGACCCTCAGTACTATGAATATCAAACAATGCAAGGTCAAAGACCAAACACTCAATTCTTCGAGGATATGCCATACGTTAGAGAAAGAATTCTTACAGACGATATGGTACAAGATGCATCATTTATTGCTTTGAGAAACTTTAATGTGGGTTATTCTTTACCGACTAACATTGCAGGTAAAGTTGGTCTTAACAAGGCAAGAGTTTACGCTTCAGGTACCAACTTGTTATACATCATGTCAGATGGTTATACTTCATTCAACCCAGAAGGTATTCGCGATGAAGGACCAATCAACTATGGTTATCAAAGAGGTTCTGCTCCAATTCCTCGTTCATTTATTTTAGGTATCAACGCTGAATTTTAATCCTCACTTTAGAAATGAAAACTTCAATTAAATATATATTCACTGTCTTACTATTGATGAGCTTTACTGCTTGTGATAGCTTCTTGACAGAATATCCTTACTCGGAAGTAGCTGTTGATAACTACTTGAAAAACGACGACGAAGTAGAGACTGCCGTAATCGGTATCTACTCAGGTTTACAAGAAGTAGTACAACAAGAGTATGCGATTTTAGAAATGAGAACTGACAACGCAGGTACACGTAGTGGTGTAGGTGACTGGGCACAGTTCGAGACATTTACTATTCTTACAACAAACTCTGTAGTTGCCAACTACTGGAAACAGTTATACATGACGATCTATCGTTGTAACTTGGTGTTAGCGAACATCGATAACGTGGTAGATCCTGCTAAAAAACAACAATTTGAAGCAGAAGCTAAATTTGTTCGTGGTTACTTACATTTCAATGCAGTTCGTTTATTTGGTCATGTGCCATTAGCAGATAGAATTGTAAAAGAAGGAGATACGGAAGGTTACAAGCAAGCCGCTCCTGATGAAGTGTATGCTTTAGTTGAATCTGATTTAACTTTTGCTGCAGAGAACTTACCAACAACAGCGCAAATTCCTTTAGGAAGAGCAAACAAAGAATCTGCAGAAACAATGTTGGCAAAATATCTTTTACAATTTAAAAGATATGATGAAGCAAAAACTATGTTAGAGAATGTGATTAATACTGGTCAATTCTCACTTACTCCTGACTACCGTACTATTTTCTATCAAGAATTAGGTAGCGAAATTATTTTCCCAATCCAATTCATTGATGATAACACAGAAAACTCTCAAGAATTCTCATATTACTTCTTATTCGAGCAAGGTTCGCATAACTATGCTACAGATAATATGATCAATTTATATGAGTCTCAGCCAGGTGTTAGCGGAGAGGATTTAAGATATACTGCCAATATTATCGATCAAAGAGGTGTACGTAAAGGCTGTGGTAAATTTGTAACACAAGCCAATAATATTAGACTAGCTGGTAACGATTATGTCTTGATTAGATATACTGACGTGCTATTACTTTATGTTGAAGCTGTAATTGGCGACAACTTCCAAACAAACGATGCAGTTGCTTTAGATTACTTTAACCAAGTAAGAGCAAGAGCAGGTTTGGATGCTTTAGAAAACATCACGAAGCCTACATTAGCGAACGAGCGTCGTAAAGAATTCCTTTACGAAAACCAACGTTGGTTCGACTTAGAAAGAACAGGTGATTTGGAAGCTACAATTACCAACTTCATGAGAGATCAAGGTTTACGTTTTGATAAACGCCACTTATTACTTCCAATTCCTCAAAGAGAATTGGATACAAGTAAAGGGGTGTTACAACAAAACCCTGGTTACTAATCAATATTTTTTCCCCAATGGGATAGGCTTTAGTCTATCCCATGGCAAAGTTATTTTCAATTCGCTTTACATGAGTAAGACTTTTAAAATAATTGGTTTCCTTTTTCTACTGTTCAGTCTAGTGAACTGTACCAACGATAAAGAGGAGGACGAGATTACTTCTAAACCAGATGAGGAAGTGCCATCGAACCCTGATCCAGATCAGGATCAAGATGAAAACGAAACTCCGGAAGAAGAACCCGAACTCGAATTGTTGACTATTATTGACCCAAGCTTGGAGAAACAAAGTTTCCCAGATTGGGATCATGAGGGTACGGTGAATAATTCTACAGGAGAAAGTAATGTCAATTCTGGCGATAGAGCCGCTAAAGTGACATCAGAAGGTGATCAATTATCTCAAGTGATTCGTGTAACGCCAGGTGTGGAATACCAACTATCACTTTATGTAAAAGGTGGACTTACACTATTTGTAAAGCTAAGTGATGAAAGTGAAGTGATCTCATCAGTAACTACAGATGAGTATTCGAAGTCTTCTGTTCGATTTACATCATCAGATTCTTTGGTCACTATTGGAGGTAGATTCTATGCTCAAGAAGGACGTTTCGACGATTTTGCTATTGAAGAATACAAAGAAGGCGAAGTGCCAGATGCCGATCAGAAACCTACGGATGTTATCCCATCATTAGTACAATGGAAAGTAACTCTTCCAGTAGACGCAGATGGAAATGATAACAGATATGTTACTGATCCGGAATTGAGAAATAGAAATCCACTAGAAATCAAAGATGGTGATTTAGTCGATTACGAATGGTTTCCTTACTTCCACGCAGAAAATAACGAAGTATTATTTAAAGGACATTGTGCAGGAACAACCACTAGAGGTTCTTACTACCCACGTTGCGAGTTAAGACAACGTGTTGGAGGTGGAGACAATTATTGGAGTGTTCAACAGTATCAATATTTAAAAACGGTATTAAGAGTAACACACTTACCGGTGGTCAAGCCAGAGGTTTCCATGGTACAGATCCACGGGCCTCAGGATGAACCACTGAGAGTGCAATACTCGGAAAGTACACGTTCGTCTACCCCTTGGGGATTACACATCGTTTACAACGAGAATTTTAAAGAACGAACAAATATTGAATACAAAATGGGAGATCGTCTAGAAGTAGAAGTGATTGTTGATAAGGGGGATATTACTGTTAATATCAGAAACTTAGAAAACGGACAACGTTACAACAAAACTTATACTTCTGTAGATCAAACAGGATATTTTAAAGTGGGTTGCTATACACAATCCACAAAATTCCTCTCTCAAGTAAAACCAGAATATGATCAAGACGAGCCAAATGATGCTTATGCAGAGGTGGCAGTTCAATCTATAGAATTAAAAGAAACTTATTAAAAAGGTATAAGGTAAATGAATATGAAAACTTTAAACTATTTGTTTGGGGCATTTATACTTACTGTGCTGTCGGTAGGTAACCTATTTGCTCAAAACGCACCTGATAGCGACGGGAATGTTTATATAGATATTTCCAAAGATTACACAGCACATGATGGTGCTGGTAATTATGCAGGCAACACTCCATGGACAGTAACTTCGGACGCATCAGCTCCATATGGTACTGTATTAGCAACAACAAACGAAAACTTATCGAGTAATGCAGATCATCCATTTTCTGCAAATTATGGATCTTCTGTATCGTATGAATTTACTTCAGAAGCAGGCCAAAGTCGTTATGTTTGGGTTTTATTAAAAACGCCAACAACTTCTACAGGTCGTTTCTTTGCTTCAGTGAATGGTAAATGTATTGATAAAAGAAATGATACCGAATATGCTGAATTAAGATCAAGAATTGATTCAGACGGGTGGCAATGGGTACGTTTAGGAAACAATGTAAAAGACCTATTGTTGGAAGGTACTAATGTATTTAGAATCTATCACTACAGAAGTGATTTACAAATAGGTCGTGTATTACTAGCAAAATCTGAGGATGTATTCCCTGTATTGGATGCAGCAACAAATTTTGCGGTTGCTTCTAATGATGCATCTACAATGACAATTACTTGGTCTGTGGCATCAAAGACTGGTTTCGTAATGGAGCAAGATAATAATACGGAGAGAGCTTTCAATCCATCTTATTTAGTGTCTTTAAACGGTAACGCAATCACTGAAGAACCAACTGTAGATGCAACAGAAAAGCATACAGAGAATTCAATCACGATCAATAAATCAGATTTGCAAGATGGTGATAACACAATTGCAGTACAATTAGCTCAATTTACTAGAAAATCGAGTAGTAGTGATATTCTTGGTAAGTCTGCTGTTGCTGAATTTACCTTTAATTCTAATGATGCAGGTAATGGTGGTGATAACGGAGGTGATACAGAAGGCGAGCAACAAGACGAAGCACACACAGCAGATGCAAATGGCGTGTATATGTTCCAAGCGACAAAATACTTAGAAAGCAAAGCAGGTACTGCAGCTTTTGATGGTGAGCAATGGTTAGTTGGAAACGACCCTGTTCAAGGTAAATACATGTACTTAGAGAACACAACTTCTGATAACAGAAACGAAACTTCAGCAGAAAGATATATTTCTCCATCATTAGTGTATAAAATCAATATGCCTGAAGCTAAAACAGGTTTTGTATGGGCATTGGTTAATGAAGGTTCTAAAGATGGTGGTCGTGTTTGGGCGAACATGAATGGATTGGACTTGGATAAAAGAGCTGAAAATGAATATGGTTCAGCTGCTCGTTCAAGAATTTCAGAAGAGATGGCTGGTCAATGGCAGTGGATCTTGATCAATAATCAAGCAAACAGCAGTGTTGTAAAAGCAGGTGATAACTTGATTGAGTTTTTTAAAGCAAGACCGAATATCAAAATCGCTAAAATTGCTTTCACGCCTCAACAAGATATCAACTTAATTATTGATACTCCTGAGCCAAGAGTAACGGCAAATGACGGTACTAAAGTAACGATCGGATGGGATGAACCAACTTTAACTGGTGATCTATATGATAATGGTGATAATATCTTTACTAACAAAGCATTTGTTTATAGAGTAAAATTAGGAGATACAGTAATTGGTGATGACATCACTACAAGAAATATCGAAATTGCTGCTACAGATTTAGAAACTCCTCAAGTAGTCACTGTTGAAGTAGGTCATGAGTTCAAAAAGAATTCATCTTCTACACATATGACTTACTCATTAGAAGGTGATATCACTGTAGACAAAAACTCTCAACCAGGTGGTAATGAAGACACAGAGGCTCCAACTAAACCAACAGATTTAGCTTCTTCTGACGTAACTGCTACTTCTGTGAAATTAACATGGACTGCTTCTACAGATAATATTGCTGTTGCAGGTTATAAAGTAACACAAAACGGTACTGATTTGGCAGCAACTGCTTCTACCAATGAAATGGAAGTAACAGGTTTAACTGCTGAAACTGAATATACATTTACAGTAAGAGCATACGATGCAGCAGGTAACGAATCTGATGCTTCTGATGCAATTACAGTAACTACTGCTGAAGCAGGTAATCCTGGTGATGGCAATGGTACAGGTATCATTATTCAGGCAGATGAAGATAGAATCTATTCTTGGGATGCGACTGACTTCGATTTTAATCATGCAGGTACAGGGGCATTCGAAGGAGAAAGATGGTTAGTTGGTGCGGATCCGGAAGTAGGTAGATATGTGTACTTAGCGAATACAGATACAACAACTAACGCTAATAAAGTATCAGCAGATAGAGGTGAATCTCCTAGTCTTACTTATAACTTAGCAGATGTTGATGCTTCATCAAGTAGATATATTTGGGCTTTGATTAATCAAGGTCAGAAGCACTCAGGTACTGTCTATGCTGATGTGAATGGTATTTGTGCAGCAGCTCGAACAGCTGGAGAATACGGTATTGATTTTGGATCTAGAGTATCAGAAGAAGCAGAAGGTCACTGGCAATGGGTGCAAATTGGTTACAATGTTCAATCAATTGCAAAAGACGGACAGTTAAATACTATTGAAATCTTTAAAGCTTATCCTGATATTAAAATCGCGAAGTTCATGTTTACAAGAACACAAGAATATGTGCCAATCATGAACAGACCGAGAGTATTTATTCAAGATAACGATGGTTCTTCTGTAACTGTATCATGGGATACTCCAGTATTGCAACATGTATTGTATGATCATGAGATGAATATCTATGGTGAAGGTTACAACACACCTGATTTCACTTATAAAGTAAGAGTAGAAGGACAGTCAGAAGTAGAAATTAAGGATAACTTCATTAAAATTCCTTATGATCAATTGGCAAGTCCAAAAACGGTAACCGTTCAAATTGGTCACTTATTTAGAACAGGTAGTTCGAAATCAGCAATTAGTTTCTCACTTCCTACAAGATTCGCGGGTGTATCTCCTGAAAGTCAACCTGATTTTGAAGCACCATCAAAACCAATGGACTTCGCTGCTATCGATGTTCAAGGTACTAATGTTGCTTTAAGCTGGACTGCCTCTACAGATAACGTTGGTGTATTGGGTTACAACATCTACCAAGACGGTATTAAGATCCAAACAACAACAGCTACATCATATAAAGTAGTTGGATTGAATGTATCGACAAAATATACTTTCGAAGTGGAAGCTTATGATGCTGCGGGTAACGTTTCAGAAAAATCTGATCCTTTAGAAATCACTACAAGAGATAAAGACGATGAGTTAACGGATCGTCCGAGTAAAGTTGATGATCTTGCAACTTCATTGGTGACTCACGAATCATTTACTTTATCATGGAGACCATCGAACTCTTTAAACGGAATCGAAGGATACTATGTCTTCTTAAGAGCACAAGGTGAAAGCGATTTCAGAATGGTTGCTCAATTGAATGGCGGTACATTCTCTTACAGTGTTCAAGGTTTGGATATGGGTGTAACTTACGAAATGATGGTTCGAGCAGAAGATGGCGCAGGTCACTTGTCAGAAGAATCAGAAATTCACACGGAAAAAACTGCCGATCGTCCATTATCAGCTGATGATAACTTGAGAGTATCGTTAATCTCAAAAGTGTATCCTAACCCAGCGGTAAGTGATATCAACATCGAGTTTACTTCAGAGGTATCGTATCAAATTTACAACTTGACTGGTCAGACGATCGTTTCAGGCACCGCTCAAAAAGTAAAAGTAGATCTACCAAAAGGAACATATATTCTTGTTGCAATTGATAGAAATGGCAACAAGGAATCAGCAAAATTACTTTGCTTCTAATCAATAGAGACTAAGATCCCCAAGTGATATCAATTACTTGGGGTAACAATAAGAAACCGACAAAAAAACTGTCTGAGATCGAAAGGTTTCAGACAGGTTTTATTATTAAGTAGTACTACTTGATGTAAAATTATTTTTTTGAAATACTTTTAATAGCATTTACCTATAAAAAAAGGATCAGTTAGTTTAACTGATCCTTTTTTATGATTTATATTTTTATCGATTAGTAAATCGAATTGTATTTTTTCTTCGCCGATTCAAGAATTGGATTCAAGTGACCTTCCATAATCTTTTGTGCCTTGAATTCGTTTCCGTCTTTAATCGCATTGAACAATGCTCTATGTTCGTTTACCGCTTCTAATCTACTTTCTTTAGAACAAACACGCTCTCTTTCGAAGTGATTTAGAATATCTGGAGTGATCGTCATTAATAAACTCTTTAATGTTGAGTTTTTAGAACATCTACTCAAAGAAAGGTGGAACATGAAATCCTTTTCAGAGATATCATCCGTATTGTTTAAAACTGCTCTTTCGTACTCTTCAAGGGCTTTTTCTACAAATTCTAAATCTGCATCCTCTCTTCTTTGTGCCGCAAGACCAGCAATTTTTACTTCTAAAAGAATACGAGTTTCAATTAGAGAGAAGAAATCGTTATTATCAATTTCTAAGATATTTGTAATAAGTCCTTCTAATGCTTTTGCACCAAGACCGACCACTACAGTACCACTTTGCGGTTGTGTTTTAAGTAAACCAAAGAATTCCATTTTCTTTAGGGCCTCTCTCACATGACTTCTTCCGACACCAAATTGTTCACTCAGTTTTCTTTCAGGAGGTAACGTATCGTTAGGTTTTAATACACCTACCTCAATCATCTCTTTTAGTTTTCGAATAATAATACTAGATGGTTTCTCCACCTGTATTTTCTCCATTTCAAATTCCATTTTTAATATTTTTAGTCGTTGGTTAACGAGTAGTTCTCAATAATAAGATAAATTTTATGAAGTAATTCTAATCACTTCTATTGAAAAATAGCCTAACAATTGGTTTATGAATTAACTTTCTATAATTGAAGAAAATGTTTGTGTTTTGCTAGATATCAAAAGTATGCAATATTATATAAAAAGAAGTATTTAATAGTACAAAGCACACTTTAATGGATAAGATTACTTATATACAAAAATAATAAAAAATTGCTTTAAAACCATTTAATATGTTGTATTTTAATTATTTAATTTTGCTAAATATTTATTTGAAAATGAAATATAAAATGAGAGAATTGAAATGGGGTTGGTAGACCAAAGAGCAAGTGAAAAGTGATTTTTTTGAACTAAGGAACTAAGGAACTAAGGAACTAAGAAAGGAAGTAATAGGTTAGGG includes the following:
- a CDS encoding fibronectin type III domain-containing protein, whose product is MKTLNYLFGAFILTVLSVGNLFAQNAPDSDGNVYIDISKDYTAHDGAGNYAGNTPWTVTSDASAPYGTVLATTNENLSSNADHPFSANYGSSVSYEFTSEAGQSRYVWVLLKTPTTSTGRFFASVNGKCIDKRNDTEYAELRSRIDSDGWQWVRLGNNVKDLLLEGTNVFRIYHYRSDLQIGRVLLAKSEDVFPVLDAATNFAVASNDASTMTITWSVASKTGFVMEQDNNTERAFNPSYLVSLNGNAITEEPTVDATEKHTENSITINKSDLQDGDNTIAVQLAQFTRKSSSSDILGKSAVAEFTFNSNDAGNGGDNGGDTEGEQQDEAHTADANGVYMFQATKYLESKAGTAAFDGEQWLVGNDPVQGKYMYLENTTSDNRNETSAERYISPSLVYKINMPEAKTGFVWALVNEGSKDGGRVWANMNGLDLDKRAENEYGSAARSRISEEMAGQWQWILINNQANSSVVKAGDNLIEFFKARPNIKIAKIAFTPQQDINLIIDTPEPRVTANDGTKVTIGWDEPTLTGDLYDNGDNIFTNKAFVYRVKLGDTVIGDDITTRNIEIAATDLETPQVVTVEVGHEFKKNSSSTHMTYSLEGDITVDKNSQPGGNEDTEAPTKPTDLASSDVTATSVKLTWTASTDNIAVAGYKVTQNGTDLAATASTNEMEVTGLTAETEYTFTVRAYDAAGNESDASDAITVTTAEAGNPGDGNGTGIIIQADEDRIYSWDATDFDFNHAGTGAFEGERWLVGADPEVGRYVYLANTDTTTNANKVSADRGESPSLTYNLADVDASSSRYIWALINQGQKHSGTVYADVNGICAAARTAGEYGIDFGSRVSEEAEGHWQWVQIGYNVQSIAKDGQLNTIEIFKAYPDIKIAKFMFTRTQEYVPIMNRPRVFIQDNDGSSVTVSWDTPVLQHVLYDHEMNIYGEGYNTPDFTYKVRVEGQSEVEIKDNFIKIPYDQLASPKTVTVQIGHLFRTGSSKSAISFSLPTRFAGVSPESQPDFEAPSKPMDFAAIDVQGTNVALSWTASTDNVGVLGYNIYQDGIKIQTTTATSYKVVGLNVSTKYTFEVEAYDAAGNVSEKSDPLEITTRDKDDELTDRPSKVDDLATSLVTHESFTLSWRPSNSLNGIEGYYVFLRAQGESDFRMVAQLNGGTFSYSVQGLDMGVTYEMMVRAEDGAGHLSEESEIHTEKTADRPLSADDNLRVSLISKVYPNPAVSDINIEFTSEVSYQIYNLTGQTIVSGTAQKVKVDLPKGTYILVAIDRNGNKESAKLLCF
- a CDS encoding RagB/SusD family nutrient uptake outer membrane protein, whose protein sequence is MKTSIKYIFTVLLLMSFTACDSFLTEYPYSEVAVDNYLKNDDEVETAVIGIYSGLQEVVQQEYAILEMRTDNAGTRSGVGDWAQFETFTILTTNSVVANYWKQLYMTIYRCNLVLANIDNVVDPAKKQQFEAEAKFVRGYLHFNAVRLFGHVPLADRIVKEGDTEGYKQAAPDEVYALVESDLTFAAENLPTTAQIPLGRANKESAETMLAKYLLQFKRYDEAKTMLENVINTGQFSLTPDYRTIFYQELGSEIIFPIQFIDDNTENSQEFSYYFLFEQGSHNYATDNMINLYESQPGVSGEDLRYTANIIDQRGVRKGCGKFVTQANNIRLAGNDYVLIRYTDVLLLYVEAVIGDNFQTNDAVALDYFNQVRARAGLDALENITKPTLANERRKEFLYENQRWFDLERTGDLEATITNFMRDQGLRFDKRHLLLPIPQRELDTSKGVLQQNPGY
- a CDS encoding polysaccharide lyase family 7 protein; the protein is MSKTFKIIGFLFLLFSLVNCTNDKEEDEITSKPDEEVPSNPDPDQDQDENETPEEEPELELLTIIDPSLEKQSFPDWDHEGTVNNSTGESNVNSGDRAAKVTSEGDQLSQVIRVTPGVEYQLSLYVKGGLTLFVKLSDESEVISSVTTDEYSKSSVRFTSSDSLVTIGGRFYAQEGRFDDFAIEEYKEGEVPDADQKPTDVIPSLVQWKVTLPVDADGNDNRYVTDPELRNRNPLEIKDGDLVDYEWFPYFHAENNEVLFKGHCAGTTTRGSYYPRCELRQRVGGGDNYWSVQQYQYLKTVLRVTHLPVVKPEVSMVQIHGPQDEPLRVQYSESTRSSTPWGLHIVYNENFKERTNIEYKMGDRLEVEVIVDKGDITVNIRNLENGQRYNKTYTSVDQTGYFKVGCYTQSTKFLSQVKPEYDQDEPNDAYAEVAVQSIELKETY
- a CDS encoding SusC/RagA family TonB-linked outer membrane protein; this translates as MLKLILQKWHLTLAFMVLMLASTSAFAQSQISGTITSQTDNDPIPGVSIFIKGTTTGTISDFDGNYSIMASPEDILVYRYIGMEEQEIVVGTQTSINVALTESTEQLNEVVVVGYGTQKKSHLTGAISKVTNEKLDQLPVSRVDDALIGQVSGVNIQQTNPQAGEAPTIQVRGVGSIAAGSGPAIVVDGVLVEDDYMASLDMNDVASIEVLKDASSAAIFGSRGGNGVIMITTKSGQSGDTKFNFNTYYGRKWSYQRDNFRPTVAENKANIENYIANIDQNWPADLPTDQRDYVVGKANTTLTRMNYMQDILGDAPEKDWQDIIFEDGNIQSYSLAASGGSDNTTFNVSGAYLKDDGVLLADSYSKMNLRFKLKSKLTKRLELGLNVNPVREQKQVFPTSLHESLRQSTWLPIKHDEHTINFVDRANFPNVAVGDYAQESHFNNYPDPNDPTKVLPNVSVTNNSNPYANIVERDHKELTHRIYTGMYLKYKVMKGLNFRTSFTATYRDRVRNYYDGTKATRNGASDARLRNRTYRDFNWINDNYFTYNKNINGLHDINATLGMSFERRQSHFTETIGTGYTNDAVKTINAASVIAFGDEYIGVETLHSVFARVNYAYNDKYLFSVSMRTDGSSRFGQNYKYGIFPAGSFGWRITEENFMKGVDWVSVLKPRISYGITGNNQGIGLYDALGRMYPSSSVVNGSISSGYNPANIAQPDLRWEQQVELNPGLDWGLFGNRLFGSIEWYRRRSNDLLLTQQIPSVTGFDQRTVNLGQVQNQGWEFEINVKPIQTDKFKWTLTANASTNENKLLEFGGVDSLITIVDDKRPANWIATTGHPISSFYGYKIDRSKGDDGKVPFEYLNEGFWPIGGTSQMGYVQDLNGDGVIDENDRTIIGSPYPNFIWSVTNNFQIGRFDVMFMFQGSMGGQVLNIDPQYYEYQTMQGQRPNTQFFEDMPYVRERILTDDMVQDASFIALRNFNVGYSLPTNIAGKVGLNKARVYASGTNLLYIMSDGYTSFNPEGIRDEGPINYGYQRGSAPIPRSFILGINAEF
- a CDS encoding FadR/GntR family transcriptional regulator; translation: MEFEMEKIQVEKPSSIIIRKLKEMIEVGVLKPNDTLPPERKLSEQFGVGRSHVREALKKMEFFGLLKTQPQSGTVVVGLGAKALEGLITNILEIDNNDFFSLIETRILLEVKIAGLAAQRREDADLEFVEKALEEYERAVLNNTDDISEKDFMFHLSLSRCSKNSTLKSLLMTITPDILNHFERERVCSKESRLEAVNEHRALFNAIKDGNEFKAQKIMEGHLNPILESAKKKYNSIY